The Setaria viridis chromosome 9, Setaria_viridis_v4.0, whole genome shotgun sequence sequence CCCTTCTCGAGGGGACCCAGGTTCTGACACGCCACCTGCAGGAAGCAACCACCGGGCAAGTTAATCGCATCTGGAAATGAGGACTGATCACATACTGAGAGCTCGAGGAGACGAGGAAGAGTAAACGGATCGTCACCTGGAGCCACGCGCCGGGAGCACAGCCGAGGTCGAGCACGGCTGCTCCGGGGGTGATGAGCCTGTGCTGCTTCTGCATCTGGATCAGCTGCGGCAGCAACGCAAACGGTCAGCGGCATGACACGGGAAGAGAGAGCCACAGGGAGAGCGCGGGAGCTGACCTTAAGTGCGGAGCGGGCGACATAGCCCAGCCGCTGCGACTCACGGTAGAAGAAGTCGGCGGTGCCCCCCGCGGCGCTCATGGCGACCTCgtccgacggcgacggcgacggagggGGGATTGCTAGGGTTTTAGCCCGTCgtctttccttccttcttttttttttttgcggagAAGAGGATTTAGCCCGTTCTACATGATGGGCTGGTCCGTGTTGGGTTGGGCCCTTGGGCCTTCGCATGCGTAGCCTTTGCTACAGTAAAAGGTGACGTGGACGGCCTCGGCGCCGCGCGACCCATCGGATCGGCAAGACCTTCTAGACGGTTCTCAAACCCACCGGCCACTGCGGTTATCGACAGCACCAGGTCCTGCACGAATCGAGTCGCCGCGAGCAGAGGTCATGGCGGATTCGGCCGCGCCCCGTCCAACCGTCCTcgtcaccggcgccggcggccgcacaGGTAGCTCTACCTTCCCCGTCAACACCGTTAGTGACGAACAAGAGAGATGTTCTGCCAATTCGCCTGTTGGTCAAGGCTGATGATACTACCTGATGGGGAATTTTGGTTGGCTAGCGTGTGGGAATTTTGATCGAAATGAGAATGCCTTCGATTTTGGTATACCCACAATTTAACTGCCGTCTTCATAGATATAGTTTTGCTAGTAAAGTTGCAGTAGGTGTGTACGATTTCTGCAACTCTATTTTTCTTTGCGCCCTCTGCTCACACTGGCATTACTTGATGTTAGGCCATATTGTGTACAACAAGCTGAAAGAGAGATCCGAGCAATTTATCGCGAGGGGCCTAGTGAGGACAGAGGAGAGCAAACAGAAAATTGGGGGAGCAGATGATGTTTACATTGCTGATATAAGGGATGCAGATCATCTAGTGCCTGCTGTTCAGGGTGCTGATGCTCTCATAATCCTCACAAGTGCCGTCCCGAAGATGAAACCGGGTTTCGACCCTAGCAAAGGTGGGAGACCTGAGTTCTACTATGAAGATGGAATGTACCCTGAGCAGGTTAATTGACTGAATCTTTCTCCAAGATCACATGTACTTGTGCATTCATACAATTTTTCATCAATTTGTGACTTGTGATAACATTGTCTTTGGATGTGCTTTAGGTGGATTGGATTGGCCAAAAGAATCAGATTGATGCTGGTGAGCATATTGATCATTCTGCTTTAtggttcaatattttttttgggcACATAATAAGTCAGTATAGATGTTTGTTAAGTGGATTCCCTCTGCTGACAGCCAAAGCTGCTGGAGTTAAGCATATAGTGTTGGTGGGATCCATGGGAGGAACAAATCCTAACCATCCATTGAACAGTCTTGGTAATGGCAACATACTGGTAAGTTGGGAGTCTGATTATTTCCCTGGATAACTGCTTTCCAGTCTCACTTGAATCAACTTATTATAAATGTGATTATCTTAATTATTGCATGTGTTTGCTGCAGGTATGGAAGCGCAAGGCTGAACAGTATTTGGCAGACAGTGGGGTCCCTTATACAATTATAAGGTACACGGTGCATGTAGATCGAAACAAAATCCTTCTGCTTGTAGTTGCGTTAGTCTCATTCCAGTATATTTCTCTCATATGTTTTGTGTATCTAGAGAGGCATTTATCTGGATTGTGTGAACAAAATGCCAGCCTTTCTTTTCTGGAAAAGTTATTTCATGTAGCATTGTCTTGTGTAAAGGCTTAAGCATGGAATTCATACAAAAGAAAATAGTCAATTTAATGTCTACTCTGGTATATAATCTGATGCTCTTTTCTTATGTGTTTTCAAATTTTAGGCCTGGAGGTTTGCAAGACAAAGATGGAGGAGTGAGGGAGTTAGTTGTTGGAAAAGATGATGAACTTCTCCAGACTGACACAAAGTCTATTCCTAGAGCTGATGTGGCTGAAGTTTGTGTTCAGGTATATATGCACTAGACCACCATCTTCACAGATGTGACTGAAAGAACCAGGTTAAAATTGGGTATGGCCATGGACCCATTGGACAGCATGGTGGAACAACAATTCTGATCTTAAAACTTTTTTTTGCCTGATAATAGGCTCTGCAGTATGAAGAGGCAAAGTTCAAGGCGTTTGATTTGGCTTCAAAGCCTGAAGGTGTGGGCACACCAACGAAGGACTTTCGGGCGCTGTTCTCCCAGATCATGGCTCGGTTTTGACCGATCCGCTAAGAATCCTAAGGTCTACACACCGTTGGTTTCCATGGTGTTGCATTCCATTGCTTGTGGACTTGTACTAGATATATAAAAACTAAGTAGCTTGTGTAATGGGGAGCTGTAATTTGGTATGAATCCAAGTGTGATTGCAAAATCGCATTGTCAAACTACTGAAAGGAATCGGTGCCTTATTGTAAGATCCTTTTTCTTTCGATAAAGTAATCAGTGCCTTATTCTAAGATGCGCTGCTGTAGTTAAAGGGCTCTTTCTAGTTGCCATTGCCACTGTGTACGCTGTTAACACCAATCAGCCAACTTATTCAGGCGTGGCAGTTTGCATAAATCCCACAGAACAATTTATTCAGGCACAGCTAGTACATCTGCTTAGGTTCTTCGGTTGCAACTTTCCCAGTGGCTTCGAATGACGCAGGTAAGACATGTCCTAGTAGGTTCTGTCTGCAAATTGGTGTCTACTTTTGGATGAACTTTTCGGTCATCCAGCTGGTTCATTGAACAAGGCAGATGGACATGGCATCACGAAACTTTTGGCTCAGAACTAGGCAGTTCTTCAGTTAATTGAAAGCAAAGCTTCATCAAATTCCCATGTTGCTGGTGACTATCTCATCACGCAAAAATGATTTACTAAAGCAAGAAAGCAAACAATGAAAAATGATTTACTAAAGCAATGAAAGCAAACAATGAAGAAATTTTATTGGAGCTTGCGACTCAATGAACAAAAGGTTGGTGTATTCTATGAtagaagaggaagagaaagtCCTATAACACTATTACATAAATGTGGTGGGGTATGCACTTACAGGCTGTATCTATTCCAATCAGTTTGATCTTCAACATCTTCGCTACCAGAAAAGCGCTAGAATTCATTAACATAAACATTATACATGATGAATTGCTGAATCCGTATATAAATGCATCGAAGGAACGGAGGCAAACAATGAACGAAATTTATTGGTGCTACTGGTTCGACGAATAAAATTAGTGTCTTCTATTATATGATAGGAGGAACAAAGTAAGCTACAGCAAAAACCTGTTACTTCATTGCACAGATTATGCAGACACCAACAAGCATCTTTTATTGCAGGCaattaaaatttcaaaattttggcTTCAGGA is a genomic window containing:
- the LOC117836735 gene encoding uncharacterized protein At5g02240, yielding MADSAAPRPTVLVTGAGGRTGHIVYNKLKERSEQFIARGLVRTEESKQKIGGADDVYIADIRDADHLVPAVQGADALIILTSAVPKMKPGFDPSKGGRPEFYYEDGMYPEQVDWIGQKNQIDAAKAAGVKHIVLVGSMGGTNPNHPLNSLGNGNILVWKRKAEQYLADSGVPYTIIRPGGLQDKDGGVRELVVGKDDELLQTDTKSIPRADVAEVCVQALQYEEAKFKAFDLASKPEGVGTPTKDFRALFSQIMARF